The stretch of DNA CTCTTTtgctttgttgttttctttctcaATAATTATTGCTTCTCTCATTCCCttgtgtttggttcttcctcTGTTGGGTCCTTTGTAGCGTTTGGTATCGATCAATAATTATTTCTCAAGGAGGCTGCATATCTAGTGTAAGGCTGTGATAATGGTTCTAATTTGTATTTGGGAGGTTAATTCACAAGTGTTAATGGGGCCCAATCGATATGGCAGAATAATCATAACCCGGATGGCCACCAAGtattttgtgatagtttttGCAAAAGGCAACTGGAGTTTAAGGTTTTGTAGTCATTTGAGATTGGGTTCCTATCTTACGCATGCTGTAAATAAAAAACCATTCTGAACCTCTTGGAACACACATTCTTTATGGAACCGGATGGGAAGGCTCTTATTTAGCATGATGATTCTATCGCTTTACTATCACTATTTGTTTCTTAGTAACTAGGATTTATTCATGTGATCTTCATTTATTCGACACAAACATCTAGCATTATTTTCTGTTGTGATCATTACATTCTGACTTTCTGATTTCTGTTTCTATGTTGTTATTCATTTTACATGCTGCTCAGTATTGGATTAGAAAATTCTGATTTAACCCATATATTGATTACCTCATTTCTGTTTTGACAAGGTATTGTGATGTTTGCTTGTTGATTTCCTGCTGTTTGGATTTTAGAAGTTGAAGAAGCTGATTTTGCATGCTCATTTCCTACTCTAACATTTATGTGACAGTTCTATTTGTTCCTGTACAACATGCTGTAAGGCCCAAGGCAAGCTAGCAGAAGAGATTGTTGCGCTGAGGAAGCTCATGCATACTCTTTTAGAGGAGTCACATGCTCAGGAGAAAGAACTTTTTCGGTTTAAGGTCGAGAATATGGAATATGATCgaaaaagaaaggagaataAAATTCGACAAGAGGACGAGAGACTGAGGTTGGAGGCCGAGAAACTAGAAATGGCTCGGAAGGAAGCGaatgagagagtagagagagatcGATTGGAGAGAGATGAGCGAATAATGATGATCGATgtgaataaattgtgtggacTGCAACAGAAATATTTCGTCCAACTTCAAATGGAAATCTACGGGAAACTCttctaattagaaaataaaataaaatggaaataaaCAGATATATACATCatgaaatttatttgttattgaggccaagtataattttataatttgtacaatttcTTATTTACACTGAGATTGAGGTTGGCTATTATTGAGACTAAGACTGAGATTTTTTTATGGGGTTAAAACATCTATTCTAGAAGCATAAAGATGTCGCTTTATGGATTTTTGTGCATggatagaaagaaaaaggaaattgggCATTACAACTACTcaaaatattatagataatgAATATATTACAATAACAATATGCATGTTccagaaaaaaatatgtttaaggGAATGGAAATTGGAAAAGCAGGAATATATAGTCACTACTAATCAGGAGATAAAATGATGGATTGCTACTAGTCTACATTTAGGAATACAATTGTCATTGATGTTCAATTAGATCTGCTTAGAGCTGATGATGTGTCGAGTTGTCTCTAATTTATTTCATGATGACGCTAAATGAAGTCCATAAGTTAGGTTGTAGGATTGCGCGACAGTTCTAGAATATCATCATTAATTTGATCAAACTCAATGTTCAAACCTTAATTATCATCACGCTTATCTTCAATAATCATATCATGTAGAATAACtcatgctttcattatatttattagGACCTTGATCTTGAACATTCGTGAAGGTCCACGAACGATTGTAAATCGTTGTTAGAGGAGCACGACCTCAGGccaatttcatgaaaataaaatctctcTAGCAAATTTATATCGTTATGTGAACTAGACAATCCAAAAAATTCATGTCATATCCAATGATCATACGAAAcaactgcttctaaaataatagttagttCAAGACTGTGACCGGAGTACATGTATTTCCAGGCAGCAAGACAGTTTTTCACTTCCAATGCGTGCAATCAATACTTCTGAGCATCCTTGGGATTCAACGTTGTTC from Juglans regia cultivar Chandler chromosome 4, Walnut 2.0, whole genome shotgun sequence encodes:
- the LOC118343661 gene encoding uncharacterized protein LOC118343661; translated protein: MASRDKKPSKPSSSIAGGIRTLSDLTATQMALSDSDNDSDGPKEYYTGGEKSSICSCTTCCKAQGKLAEEIVALRKLMHTLLEESHAQEKELFRFKVENMEYDRKRKENKIRQEDERLRLEAEKLEMARKEANERVERDRLERDERIMMIDVNKLCGLQQKYFVQLQMEIYGKLF